Proteins encoded in a region of the Mucilaginibacter sabulilitoris genome:
- a CDS encoding glycerate kinase family protein produces the protein MHILIAPNAFKNSLTAQAAAQAIEKGIKQSKLTCTTECFPIADGGDGTAALIIQKLNGKYIPVQVQDPLGRNINASFGLIEDGKTAVIEMADASGLRLLKRDEFNPLRATSYGTGEMIKKALDLGVKRILIAMGGSATVDGGTGILKALGIDFLNQQGEPLINMPENLTKLHSINVSNIDKRIADCDIVVLCDVDNMLLGNKGAAAVFGPQKGADEAAVKTLDKALANLNEVTLKKLNINMSAAKYGGAAGGASAGVHAFLNAKLVNGIDYLLELTGFDKALQKSNLVITGEGSIDEQTLQGKGPYGVASRAKARGIPVIGMAGKLPIEDNEQLNQCFDVLIAIGNEPADIGTALAYTEQNLIRTSKELANMIRIGQMGTADKI, from the coding sequence ATGCATATACTTATTGCTCCTAACGCTTTTAAAAACAGTTTAACTGCCCAGGCAGCGGCACAGGCCATTGAAAAGGGAATAAAACAAAGCAAACTTACGTGCACAACAGAATGCTTCCCGATAGCCGATGGCGGTGACGGAACGGCCGCTTTGATCATTCAAAAACTAAACGGGAAATATATTCCGGTCCAGGTGCAGGATCCGTTAGGCAGAAATATCAACGCCTCGTTTGGGTTGATTGAGGACGGTAAAACAGCTGTGATCGAAATGGCTGATGCTTCGGGTTTAAGGTTGTTAAAACGAGATGAATTCAATCCGCTCAGGGCCACATCCTACGGAACCGGCGAAATGATTAAAAAAGCGCTCGACTTAGGAGTAAAGCGAATTTTAATAGCCATGGGCGGCTCTGCCACAGTTGATGGCGGTACAGGTATTTTAAAGGCGCTTGGAATAGACTTTTTAAACCAACAAGGTGAACCTTTGATAAATATGCCCGAAAACCTTACAAAGCTTCATAGCATAAATGTCTCAAATATAGATAAGCGCATAGCCGATTGCGATATCGTTGTGCTTTGCGATGTTGATAATATGTTATTAGGTAATAAGGGCGCCGCGGCTGTATTTGGCCCTCAAAAAGGAGCGGATGAGGCAGCAGTTAAAACACTTGATAAAGCATTGGCAAATTTAAATGAAGTAACGCTTAAAAAATTAAATATAAATATGTCAGCTGCTAAGTATGGCGGAGCTGCTGGCGGGGCATCTGCAGGTGTGCATGCGTTTTTGAACGCAAAACTGGTAAACGGAATCGATTATCTGCTTGAACTTACCGGATTTGATAAAGCATTACAAAAAAGCAACCTCGTTATAACCGGAGAAGGGAGTATAGATGAACAAACATTACAGGGTAAAGGCCCTTACGGCGTAGCAAGCAGGGCAAAAGCGCGGGGGATACCTGTAATTGGCATGGCCGGTAAATTGCCCATCGAAGATAATGAGCAACTTAATCAATGCTTTGATGTGCTGATTGCCATTGGTAATGAACCGGCTGATATTGGTACCGCCCTGGCATATACCGAACAAAACTTGATACGTACCTCAAAAGAATTAGCCAATATGATCCGGATTGGACAGATGGGTACTGCGGACAAAATTTAA
- a CDS encoding DUF1801 domain-containing protein: protein MNIQEQIEKYITGQPEPKRSDMEKLHKLVLEVLPKCKLWFDDGKNSENQTISNPTIGYGLQTIIYANGKTREFFQIGMSANKTGISIYILGIKDKTYLAQTYGKKIGKASVTGYCIRFKNLKDINIIILEAAIRYGFEATGEN, encoded by the coding sequence ATGAACATACAAGAACAAATTGAAAAGTATATTACCGGCCAACCTGAACCAAAACGTAGTGACATGGAAAAGCTGCATAAGTTAGTGCTTGAAGTATTACCAAAATGTAAATTATGGTTCGATGATGGTAAAAACAGCGAAAATCAAACCATTAGTAATCCTACTATAGGATACGGGCTTCAAACAATAATATATGCTAATGGAAAAACCAGGGAGTTTTTTCAAATTGGTATGAGTGCAAATAAAACCGGAATCTCCATATATATTCTTGGCATCAAGGATAAGACATACTTAGCCCAAACGTATGGGAAAAAAATAGGCAAGGCGAGCGTGACAGGTTATTGCATCAGGTTCAAAAATTTAAAAGATATCAATATTATTATACTTGAAGCGGCAATACGATATGGGTTTGAGGCTACAGGTGAGAATTAA
- a CDS encoding GntP family permease yields MDIFLVRVLACLTIGIGMIVLFTAKFRVHAFFALVIACFLVGLGVGLPFDGVLTAIKEGFGNILKSLGVLIVLGTTLAAILEYTGCTHVMANAILKCVGEKRAALAMSFTGLIVGLPIFCDSGYIVLSGLNKSLAKSTGISMIIMAVSLATGLYAVHCLIPPHPGAAAAAGIIGADFGKLILIGVMAAIPSMFAGYLWANYAGSKIPKPTTEEELSVSDDITYPSVMKAFMPVVIPIMLIALKSFFVVDPGASNQWINTLLVTGDPVIALAIGILLAFNARRGWRKDTVAKLLQDGAEKAGGILVIIGAGGAFGAVLAATKIGNHLGGALPLASMGIFFPFLLTFILKTAQGSSTVAIITAASIVLPLLHALGLDTDKGHILCVLAMGAGSMMISHANDAYFWVIAKFSGLEMKTMLKVYSIATICMGLTSFVMVYILSYLL; encoded by the coding sequence ATGGATATTTTCCTGGTACGAGTTTTAGCCTGCCTTACAATAGGGATAGGGATGATCGTACTGTTCACCGCTAAATTTAGGGTGCATGCTTTTTTCGCGTTGGTAATTGCCTGTTTTTTGGTTGGACTGGGTGTAGGTTTACCGTTCGATGGTGTACTTACTGCTATTAAAGAAGGTTTTGGAAATATCCTGAAATCGTTAGGGGTTCTTATAGTTTTAGGTACTACGCTGGCTGCCATATTGGAATATACCGGCTGTACGCATGTAATGGCCAATGCTATATTAAAGTGCGTCGGTGAAAAACGGGCCGCCCTTGCCATGAGCTTTACCGGACTAATAGTTGGATTGCCGATATTTTGTGATTCGGGCTATATTGTGTTAAGCGGACTAAACAAGTCACTTGCTAAAAGCACCGGCATTTCTATGATCATTATGGCGGTTTCGCTGGCAACAGGTTTATATGCCGTTCATTGTCTTATTCCGCCGCATCCAGGTGCCGCAGCCGCAGCCGGTATTATTGGGGCTGATTTTGGTAAACTGATATTGATCGGCGTTATGGCAGCCATCCCTTCCATGTTTGCCGGTTATCTGTGGGCTAACTACGCCGGCAGCAAAATACCTAAACCAACAACAGAAGAAGAGCTTTCGGTTAGTGATGATATTACATATCCATCTGTTATGAAAGCCTTTATGCCGGTTGTAATCCCTATAATGTTAATTGCCTTAAAATCTTTTTTTGTGGTTGATCCCGGTGCTTCCAATCAATGGATCAATACTCTCCTGGTGACAGGCGACCCGGTAATTGCCCTGGCAATAGGTATTTTGCTTGCGTTTAACGCCAGGCGCGGCTGGAGAAAAGATACGGTTGCCAAACTATTGCAGGATGGAGCCGAAAAGGCTGGTGGTATATTGGTGATCATAGGTGCCGGCGGAGCTTTCGGAGCTGTACTGGCGGCAACCAAAATTGGCAATCATTTAGGCGGCGCATTGCCCCTGGCCAGTATGGGGATATTTTTTCCTTTCCTGCTAACCTTTATTTTAAAAACAGCACAGGGCTCATCAACAGTGGCAATTATAACGGCGGCCTCCATTGTGCTTCCTTTATTACATGCGCTTGGTTTAGATACCGATAAAGGACATATACTCTGCGTTTTGGCAATGGGGGCAGGGTCAATGATGATATCACATGCCAATGATGCTTATTTTTGGGTTATCGCGAAATTTTCAGGTCTCGAAATGAAAACAATGTTGAAGGTATATTCCATTGCCACTATTTGTATGGGATTAACTTCTTTTGTAATGGTGTATATCCTGTCTTATTTACTCTGA
- a CDS encoding FAD-binding protein codes for MKRKTFIKLSTTLMATPLLSSLEAFAQPERLKNWSGNLTYSTDNVFYPKSVAEVQQQVKKLNKLKGLGTRHCFNTIADSKDNLVSSKNLNKVVSLDKKAHTVTVEGGIKYGELAPYLHEQGVALHNLASLPHISVAGSCTTATHGSGIKNGNLASAVTGLEMVIADGSVVHLSKATDAEKLNAVVVGLGAIGIITKVTLQVQPTFMMRQRVFTDMPMAQVKQHFEKIVSAGYSVSLFTDWQKDSINEVWIKSKIGVDKDENSAEFYGAKAATKNLHPIIALSAENCTEQMGVPGPWYERLPHFKMGFTPSSGKELQSEFFVPLRHAVEAIAAVARLGKQIGPHLFITEIRTIAADNLWMSPCHNQTSVAIHFTWKQETAAVLKLLPLIEKELSPFNARPHWGKIFTMAPKILESRYEKLNDFKKIVAEYDPHGKFRNGFLNHELYNI; via the coding sequence ATGAAAAGAAAAACATTTATCAAGTTAAGTACTACCTTAATGGCTACACCCTTGTTATCATCGCTTGAAGCGTTCGCGCAACCCGAAAGATTAAAAAACTGGTCGGGCAACTTAACCTATAGTACCGATAATGTATTCTATCCCAAATCGGTTGCAGAAGTACAACAGCAGGTAAAAAAACTAAACAAGCTTAAGGGATTAGGCACAAGGCATTGTTTTAATACTATTGCCGATAGTAAAGATAACCTGGTATCATCAAAAAACCTGAATAAGGTAGTGAGCCTTGATAAAAAAGCGCATACAGTTACGGTTGAAGGTGGCATAAAATATGGCGAGCTTGCCCCTTATTTACATGAGCAGGGGGTTGCCTTACATAACCTTGCTTCGTTGCCTCATATTTCGGTTGCCGGTTCGTGTACCACTGCAACCCATGGATCGGGCATAAAGAATGGTAACCTTGCCAGCGCGGTTACCGGATTAGAAATGGTAATTGCTGATGGGAGCGTTGTTCATCTTTCAAAAGCAACTGATGCAGAAAAGCTCAATGCCGTTGTAGTTGGCCTTGGCGCTATTGGTATTATCACCAAAGTTACACTACAAGTACAGCCAACATTTATGATGCGCCAGCGTGTTTTTACCGATATGCCTATGGCGCAGGTAAAGCAGCATTTTGAAAAAATAGTTTCTGCGGGTTATAGCGTCAGCTTGTTTACCGATTGGCAGAAAGATAGTATAAATGAGGTTTGGATAAAAAGTAAAATAGGGGTGGACAAGGACGAAAATAGCGCTGAGTTCTACGGTGCAAAGGCTGCCACAAAAAACCTGCATCCAATAATAGCACTCTCTGCCGAAAACTGTACCGAACAAATGGGCGTACCCGGCCCATGGTATGAGCGTTTGCCGCACTTTAAAATGGGCTTTACACCAAGCAGTGGTAAAGAACTTCAATCAGAGTTTTTTGTTCCGCTGCGCCACGCGGTAGAGGCCATTGCAGCTGTAGCTCGTTTAGGTAAACAGATTGGGCCGCACTTGTTTATTACCGAAATACGTACCATCGCCGCTGATAATTTATGGATGAGCCCATGTCATAACCAAACCTCGGTGGCCATCCATTTTACCTGGAAACAGGAAACAGCCGCTGTATTAAAATTATTACCACTGATAGAAAAGGAACTTTCTCCTTTTAATGCCCGGCCTCACTGGGGTAAGATATTCACCATGGCACCCAAAATATTAGAGTCGCGTTATGAAAAGCTCAATGATTTTAAAAAGATAGTGGCAGAATATGACCCGCATGGCAAATTCAGGAACGGGTTTTTGAACCATGAGTTATATAATATATAA